From the Psilocybe cubensis strain MGC-MH-2018 chromosome 9, whole genome shotgun sequence genome, one window contains:
- a CDS encoding putative alpha/beta-glucosidase agdC: protein MSNQHRNSKLRALVALSLLPVSTLAAVVDPSILQACPGYTATNVRTKRDGLTADLTLRGSGCNVFGPDINKLSLNVVYETSDRIHVKIVDASAARYEVPASVFPRPDARRSVPPQAANIRFNYTTSPFSFSVYRANTREVLFSTAGNPLIFEPQYLRVKTNLPQNPNIYGLGEHTNPFHLPTDNLTLTLWSRDAYGISPRSNLYGNHPVYFEHRTTGTHGVFLLNSNGMDIKLNSNSLEYNIIGGVLDFYFLAGSERDPTELARQYSEVVGLPAEVPYWSFGFHQCRFGYRDFVDVANVIVRYAASKIPLETMWTDIDYMDRRRTFTLDPDYFPLKKVREIVDYLHGKGQKYIMMTDPAIGYFPGEGYAAYEEGKELDIYLKNSTGDPYIGLVWADWFHKNIRKYWTNQFKRFYNPQTGVDIDGVWIDMNEPASFCIAPCADPYAQSIEQKLPPPRPRLPPNADTPLFTNTSAEVAQLSKRDDIINPPYAIDNAIGSLSNKTADTSIKQYNGLTQYDTHNLYGSMMSTETRHAMLARRPSKKPLIITRSTFAGAGAHVGKWLGDNLSLWDHYRFSIAGMLGFASIYQVPMVGSDICGFGGNTTETLCARWASLGAFQPFMRNHNGEDSISQEFYIWPTVAEAARSAIDVRYRLMDYLYTAFHQAHLDGTPVLHPLWFKYPKDSNTFPIDLQFFYGDSILVSPVTEDDATSVSIYLPKDTFYDFNTLAPVQGTGSFVKFENVSFTEIPLHIKSGVVLPLRSKSAMTTIELRKTDFELVVAPNARGEASGSLYIDDGESLVVTSSTNVKFAFSNGKLDVSGRFGYRTGVNVARVRFLGVNANPSRVTVDGRSVKRSDVSYDAANKVLDVTVGVAFNKGFSVQYSR from the exons ATGTCCAACCAGCATCGGAACTCGAAGCTACGCGCCCTTGTAGCTTTATCTCTTCTGCCAGTATCTAcccttgctgctgttgtCGATCCCAGCATCCTCCAAGCATGCCCTGGCTACACTGCCACCAATGTTAGGACAAAACGCGACGGGCTTACCGCAGATCTTACGCTGAGAGGCTCAGGATGCAACGTCTTTGGCCCCGACATCAACAAACTGTCCCTCAACGTTGTATACGAGACCT CCGACCGTATCCACGTCAAAATTGTTGACGCGTCCGCCGCCCGATATGAAGTACCTGCTTCAGTTTTTCCCCGCCCCGATGCCAGACGTTCTGTGCCACCGCAAGCCGCTAATATACGTTTCAACTACACGACTTCTCCCTTCTCATTCTCTGTGTATCGTGCCAACACTCGCGAGGTCCTATTTTCGACTGCAGGCAACCCTTTAATATTCGAACCCCAGTATCTTCGTGTCAAGACCAACTTGCCTCAGAACCCCAACATTTATGGTCTCGGAGAGCACACAAATCCTTTCCACCTTCCGACCGACAACCTGACCCTGACTCTCTGGTCGAGGGATGCGTATGGCATTTCACCCAGATCGAACTTGTACGGTAACCACCCCGTCTACTTTGAGCATCGTACGACTGGTACCCACGGTGTCTTCTTGCTCAACTCGAACGGCATGGATATCAAGTTGAACAGCAACTCGCTTGAATACAATATCATCGGAGGTGTTCTCGATTTCTATTTCCTTGCCGGCAGCGAACGGGATCCCACTGAATTAGCCCGTCAATATTCTGAGGTTGTTGGACTACCCGCGGAAGTACCATACTGGTCGTTTGGGTTCCACCAGTGTCGATTCGGCTACAGAG attttgttgatgttgcCAATGTTATTGTCAGATACGCAGCTTCCAAGATCCCCCTCGAAACAATGTGGACAGATATTG ATTACATGGACAGGCGAAGGACTTTCACCCTCGATCCCGATTACTTCCCTCTGAAGAAGGTCAGGGAAATCGTTGATTACCTCCATGGAAAGGGACAGAAATACA TTATGATGACAGATCCCGCCATCGGATATTTCCCCGGGGAAGGCTATGCCGCATATGAAGAAGGGAAGGAGCTCGATATTTATTTGAAAAATAGTACCGGAGACCCCTACATCGGCCTTGTTTGGGCAG ATTGGTTCCACAAGAATATTCGCAA GTACTGGACAAATCAATTTAAGCGCTTCTACAACCCTCAAACTGGCGTTGATATCGACGGTGTTTGGATCGACATGAACGAACCTGCCAGT TTCTGCATTGCTCCCTGCGCCGATCCATACGCCCAGTCTATCGAGCAGAAGCTTCCTCCCCCTCGTCCCCGACTCCCTCCCAATGCTGATACACCGCTCTTTACCAACACTTCCGCCGAAGTTGCACAGCTTAGCAAGAGGGATGACATCATTAACCCTCCATACGCTATCGACAATGCTATTGGGTCACTGTCGAACAAAACCGCCGAT ACCTCCATCAAGCAATACAATGGATTAACTCAGTATGATACACACAATCTCTATGGTTCAATGATGTCCACGGAGACTCGTCATGCGATGCTGGCACGCCGCCCGTCCAAGAAGCCCTTGATCATCACTCGCTCTACCTTTGCTGGCGCCGGTGCTCACGTCGGCAAATGGCTTGGGGATAATCTTAGCTTGTGGGACCACTACCGCTTCTCTATCGCTGGGATGCTTGGCTTTGCCTCCATTTATCAGGTCCCCATGGTGGGCAGCGATATTTGTGGCTTCG GTGGCAATACAACTGAAACGCTCTGCGCACGTTGGGCTTCGCTTGGAGCCTTCCAACCCTTCATGCGCAAT CACAACGGCGAAGACTCCATCAGTCAGGAGTTCTACATCTGGCCCACTGTTGCTGAGGCTGCGAGGTCCGCTATCGATGTtcg CTACCGTCTAATGGACTATCTTTACACCGCCTTCCACCAAGCCCATCTTGATGGAACTCCCGTCCTCCATCCCTTGTGGTTTAAGTACCCCAAGGACAGTAACACCTTCCCCATTGACCTCCAGTTCTTCTACGGAGACTCCATCCTCGTTTCTCCAGTCACTGAAGATGACGCCACGTCGGTCTCCATCTATCTCCCTAAGGATACCTTCTATGACTTCAACACGCTCGCGCCCGTTCAAGGCACCGGCTCCTTCGTTAAATTCGAGAATGTTAGCTTCACTGAGATCCCTCTGCACATCAAGAGCGGTGTCGTCCTGCCCCTTCGCAGCAAGTCCGCCATGACCACCATCGAGCTGCGCAAGACAGACTTTGAGCTCGTCGTCGCGCCCAACGCACGTGGAGAGGCCTCTGGCTCCCTGTACATCGATGACGGGGAATCTCTCGTCGTTACCTCTTCGACCAATGTCAAGTTCGCGTTCTCGAATGGCAAGCTGGATGTGTCCGGTCGTTTTGGATACCGCACGGGCGTCAATGTTGCCCGTGTGAGATTCCTCGGGGTTAATGCCAACCCTTCGAGGGTGACGGTTGATGGCAGGTCGGTGAAAAGGTCCGATGTTTCTTATGATGCTGCCAACAAGGTGTTGGATGTTACTGTTGGTGTTGCCTTCAACAAAGGATTCTCCGTTCAGTATTCGAGGTAA